The Nocardia sp. NBC_01329 sequence CCAGCAGTTCCGCGGTGTCGAGTTCGAACCAGTCGCCGTCGGATATCCGGAAGGTGACCGGTAGCCAGTTCGGCACATTCACCAGGCTCTCGTTGTCGATCTCCTGCCCCGCCACCCGGTCGCGGAGCCGGTTGTAGAGGCCGGCGACGTAGGTTCCGGGATAGTGCGATTCGCCTGCTCGGCATTCCGGCGCCGCGCCGCGGGTGGCGAAGTAGCCGTTGCCCAGGGTGCACAACGCTTCCCGGAGCTTCTCCCGCTCCGGCTCGTAGCCCTCGTAGACCAGCGACCAGGTCTCCGCCTCGGTGCCGGCCGGCGCGGCGCGCACGAGATGCACCAGTCGGTTCAGGAAGCTACCGACCCGGCGTGGCCCGGCCAGCGAGTAGCGGGCGGCGGTATACCTGTCGGTGTTCTCCGCATCGTGCACGACCAGGGCGAGCCCGACCGGCTCGATCGCGTCGAAGGCGTCCTCGTCGGTCACATCGTCCCCGAGATATACCGGAAGGGCGGCGCCATCGAGATGCCGCAGGATCCAGCGCACCGCGTCGCCTTTGTCCCAGTCGACGTCCGGCCGCAGCTCGACGACTTTGCGACCGGTGCTCACCCGCAGGCCGGCGGCACGCCCGGTGTCGCGCACCGTGGACATCACCTGTTCGGCTGCCTCGGCGCCGGCGGTGCGGAAGTGCACGGCGACCGCGAAGCGCTTGTGCTCGACCATTACACCCGGGGTGTCACGCAGTCGCGACCTCAGGAGTTCGGCGGCATCGGCCAGGGCTGTTTCGGCGCCGGGCACCACATCGTGCACATGCCGGGTACCGTCGGGGGCCATCAATTCGAACCCGTGACTACCGGCGAGCCAGACCCCGGGTACCGGCATTCGTTCGCGGAGGTCGTCCAGACCCCGGCCGCTGATCACCGCGACCGGGCAGCGTTCGGCCAGTTCCGTGAGGGCGGTCGCCACGCCCTCCACCATCTCGGCGACAGCCGGGTCGGTGACGATCTCGGCCAGGGTTCCGTCGAAATCCATGAGCACAGCGGGCTTCTCGATGCCCAGCAGGTCGGTGACCCGGGGCCAGAACTCGAACGCGTCCGGCACCTCCCCGATACGGCGGAAACCTCCCCGTACCCCTATCCGCACCGCGTCGTCGACGGCCGCGTCGGCACCCGCAGCCACCAGCCGACCGCCGCGACCGGTCCGCTCGATTCCGATGACCAGCGCGAAACCTCCGGCTCGTCCGGCTGCCACTCCCGCCTCGGCATCCTCGACGACCACCGCCCGGGCCGGAGCGACGTCCAGGCGCGATACCACCTCACACAGCATCGCGGGATCGGGCTTACCCGGCAGTCCCAGCTCCGCCGCGTCCACCCCGTCGACCCGGACCTCGAAGAGACGAGCGATACCGGCGGCCGCGAGTACCTGCGCGCAGTGCCGGCTGGCCGAGAACACCCCCGTACGTATTCCCTGGAAACGGAGGCGGCGCACCAAGGCGACGGTCGAATCGAATGCCGCCACCCCGTCGCGGGCGAGAATCTCCCGGAAGAGATCGTCTTTCCGATTGCCCAATCCACAGATGGTCGCGGCCGAATCCGGATCGGCCGGATCGCCGCGCGGCAGCTGGATATGCCGGGTAGCCAGAAAATCCTCGACGCCGGAGTAGCGGGGTTTACCGTCCACGTATTTCAGGTAGTCCGCCTCGGTGAACGGCGACCGATCCTCACTGGTGCCGGGCGGTCTCGCCGCCAGAAAGCCGTCGAATGTCGCAGTCCAGGCGGCAGCGTGTATCGAGGCACTGTCGGTCACCACGCCGTCCATATCGAAGATCACCGCGTCGTATCGGCGGGTGTCGATCTGCGGCGCCGGCTCGTGGGCCGCCGGCACCGGGTCCACCTCCGGACCGTGCTGGAGCATTCGACCTCCTCCTCCGCCGTCCGATGTCCCGGCGCTGAACGCTGCGGGATCACCGCAGGCCGTGGGCGGTCATCCGCAGACCTGTTCGCACGTATCGTCCCGCACCCGCCCGCGCCGGCGGGAGTGCCGAAAGTCCCTGCCGACGGTATTTCGGCTCCGGCCGGTCCGGCCCGGCGGGAATACGACTTTGGACTCCTGGACCCGGGACCAAGGTCCGCATCCATGATCGCGCCGGCCTTCTAACGTCGCACTCATCGGCACCAGCCGGAACGGCCCGGAAGCCGCGAGCGGACGCGTCGCGGCTTCTCGAGCCGGCGAGCGGGAGGAATTCGCGCCAGTGAGCACACACACCGAACCAGCCGTCGTAGCAGGTATCGACGGTTCGTCCGTTTCTCTCGGAGCCCTGCGCTGGGCCGCACGAGCAGCCGCCCGGTACGGCGCCCCGTTGAACCTGGTCTACGCCGTCGGCGCACCGATCGATTTCGGGCCGGGGCTCGGTGTCGTGGCCTTCGACAATCAAGCGATGCGGGCCGACGGCGAGGCCGTCTGCGCCGCCGGCGAGAAGCTCGCCCGTGAAATCACCGGCGAAGTGGAGATCAGCACAGTCGTCGTCGATCCGGCGCCCGCGCCGACACTGATCGAGCGATCCCGCGACGCCCGGATGGTGGTCGTCGGAACGCACGGGTACGGCGCCCTGGGGCGGGGGCTTCTGGGATCGGTCAGCACGGCGCTGGCCCGGCATGCGCACTGCCCGGTCGCGGTCATCCCGGAAACTTACGCTGAGCACGAGGACGAACGCGCCGGCTTGCCCGTGGTCGTCGGAGTGGACGGCTCTGCGCGCGGTGCGGAGGCTGTCGAGATCGCTTTCGAGGAGGCCTGCCGACGCGGGGTCGCTCTCGTGGCGGTCACCACGTGGTCGGAGTTCTTCCGATACGTCTCCCGCTCCGAGATGCAGGAGCAAGCCCGCGCGGTCCAGGCCGAAAGCCTAGCCGGTTACGGGGAGCGGTATCCCGATGTACCCGTCACCCACGTCGTTGCCGAGGAGCGGCCCGCGCGGCGTCTGCTGCGTGAGGCCGACGGTGCGCAACTCGTGGTCGTCGGTAGTCACGGCCGTGGTGGTTTCGCCGGGATGACGCTCGGCTCGACCGGTCAAGCCGTGCTCCACAGCGTTTCCGTCCCGCTGATCATCGCCCGGCAGCGAATCTGACGGGCAATTCGTCAGTGCGGCAGGCCGTTGCGGCTCCACGACGGTCTGCCCTGACCCGGTCGGCGCCGAGCGGCGCCCGGATCCGTTCAGGGCACCAGGACCGCGGCCCCATCGAAACGTCCGTGCGACAGATCGGACAGAGCTCGATCGGCTCGATCCAACGAGTACGGATGTGTCGTGACCCGCAACCGGTGCTCTTGTGCGAAGGCCATGAATTCACGCGCATCGACCCGGGTATTGGAGGTGACACTGCGGAGCTGCCGTTCCCGGAACAGGTGGCGCTGGTAGTCGAGCGGGGGAATATCGGTGAGGTGAATCCCCGCGAGCGCCAGTGTGCCTCCAGCGCCGAGCGCCTCCAGCGCGGGGGGCACCAACTCACCCACCGGCGCGAAGAGGATCGCCGAATCCAGCTGTTCCGGCGGCGGGTCGGCGGCCCGCTGGACAGAGGCGACTCCGAGCGCCGAGGCCAGTTCACGCGCAGCGGCACCCCTGGTCATGACGTGGACACGGGCTCCCCGCGCGAGGGCGACCTGGGCCGTGAGATGGGCGCTGCCACCGAAGCCGTAGATGCCGAGCACGCCCCCGTCCGGCAGTGCTGCCCGGCCGAGGGCTCGGTAGCCGATGATCCCGGCACACAGCAGCGGTGCCACCTCGCGGTCGTCGTAGCCGGTCGGCAAGGACAGCGCGAACTCTGCTGGGACGGTAGCGTATTCGGCGTAGCCGCCGTCGGCATCCCAGCCCGTGTAGCGCGAGCTGGGGCACAGGTTCTCCGCGCCGCGCCGGCAGAACTCGCATATTCCGCAGGTATGGCGCAGCCACGGGATCCCGATGCGGTCCCCCACCGCGAACCCGGTGTGATCCGTGTGGTCGGTATCGACGACTTCCGCGACGATCTCGTGGCCGGGTACGACATGCCGGCGATGGACCGGTAGGTCGCCCTCCACCACATGGAGGTCGGTCCGGCACACACCGCACGCCAGTACCCGGGCCAGCAGCTCACCGGGCCCCGGCTCCGGAACCGGCACGTGGCACGCACCGAGCGGACTCCGGTCGATACTGCCCGCAGAGCCAACCCGCCGAGCTCGCATGGCCGCGGGAACTGTCCGCGGACGGTTCACACCGCGACCTCCTCGATCATTCTCGTGCCGGAGACGAGGGTGGGTTCCATGCCGAGCACCGCCCCGGCCGGATCGTCCCAGGTGCCGAGCCGGCGCGCGTACTCTGCCGCCAGGTCACCGGCGGCGATGGCATGGGCCGGACCGATGGCCAGCACCGACCATCCGGTCCTTCGCACCGGGTCGATATCGTCGGCTTGGTAGGCGACGATCACCGATCGCCCCAACGCCGGAACGAGCCCGGCGGACAGGCGAGTACAAAAAATGATCGACCCGTCCGCACCGATCAAATGGTTCACCGGGCGCACCGCGGGTAGCGCGTCGTGAGTGAACACGATCCGACCGAACGGGGCGGCCGCGAGCAATCGCAAAGCCTCCGCCCGCTCGATTCCCACGGTCAGCCGCGTGCCCGCGCCGTGGGCCGGGGTCCTCTCCGAACCTGGCACCTCTGTCACCGCTTCCTCGCTGGGCCCATATCTAGATAGCACCATCGAGCCGTGACTCAGGACAGGGTCGTATTCCCTTTCCGTAGTGCAGGAGGTCCTGACCTGAGCGGCCGCCACGCAAACGCACCAGGTGGACGAGAATGCAGTTCGGTCGGGTCGCGGCGAGGCGTCACCGGAATAAGCCGAAGGTCCTCTTCGCGATGGTCGCGTGGCACTGTGCATTCGGCGTGACGGTTCGTAGCGTCGAGATCATCGGGTGATCCGGCACGTGGTCCCCCGGACTGCCGCACCTCGGCCCGGCGTCACGGAGGCGAAGCATGCGCTACCAGGTCAGCGTCGACGAATCCGGCCCGCATACCGTGCTCGCCATCCGTCGGAGGGTACGAACCGACCGGGCCGGGGACGATATCGGCAACGGCATGGCCGAACTCTACGAACTGGCCCGCACCCTGCGTCTCGTACCGGTCGGCCCACCACGCACGACCTACCACGGTGACTTCCGCCGAGGCGGTACGACCGGTGTCGAATTCGAGCTGCCGGTCACCGGGCCGGCCGGGGACTCCGACCTCGGCTTCACCATCCACCGCAGCGAACAGCAGTCCTTCGCACACACCTGCCACCACGGTGATTACGCCGGCATCGCCGCGGCCTACCAGGCGATCGACCGCTGGATCCAGGACTCCGGCCGCCACGCCACCGGTCCGCCCACCGAGATCTACCACGTGGCACCGGATGAGATTGTTGCTCCCGCCGAGCTGCTCACCGAGATCCGCGTTCCGGTCACCCCGGTCGTCCTGGCTGTCCGGGTCCACGGCCCGTTCGCGACCATTGTCGACACAACCCGCGAGATATTGCGTTATCAGGGCTTCGAGGTGATCGGCGAGTTGGACGTCGCGAAGGCGATGGCCGGGCGATCGAGGAACGAATTCGGGAGCTGTTCGATCATCGACGCCTACCACCCCGGCCTCGCCCTCCGAATGATGGAAGCTGTCGGTGCGATCGCACCACTGCTGCCCTGCTCCATAAGCCTGCGCGCAGACGGTGCGCTCACCGTCGTCGAAACGACGGACCCGGACCTGCTCCTGAAACGCGGCGACCTCGGCGCACTGGAACCGACGGGGCGCGAGATGAGGCAACGACTCGAAACCCTGCTGCGAACCCTCGCGGACAAGTGCGCGGCCGACGATGAAGTACCGGGCGCTACCGCGCGTGCTACGACACAAGCCCCGGGACGAGCACAAGTGCGAGGTGACCGGTGATCATCGAACAGTTCGCCTCCTGACCGACCGGGTCGAGCGACCCCCGACCGCTCGGCTACAGCGGCACCACCGGATTCCGGAGCCACTGAACGGCACACCGGAGCTCCAAGCCGGACGAGAGGTCTTTGGTCCCGGAAAGCGAGGCCCTCTATCACCGCACAGCCGCTTGCCCACTCCGTAGTCTGTAACGACCTGTACCTGAGAGAAGGTGGGTCCATGATCAGGGTGTTCTTGGTCGACGACCACGAGATCGTGCGCCGCGGAGTGGCGGATCTGATCGAGTCCGAACCGGATATGGAAGTCATCGGCGAGGCCGCGAACGCCTCCCAGGCGCTGGCCCGTATTCCCGCCCTGCGACCCGATGTCGCGGTACTCGATGTGCGGCTGCCCGACGGCAACGGTATCGAGCTGTGCCGGGAACTGCTCTCGGCCGGCCGAGGCCTGCGCTGCCTGATGCTGACCTCTTTCACCGACGAGCAGGCCATGCTGGACGCCATTCTGGCCGGGGCGAGCGGCTACGTCGTCAAGGACATCACCAGCCTCGACCTGACCAACGCCATCCGGCAGGTCGGCGCCGGCAAATCGCTACTGGACAATCGCGCCGCGGCCACACTCATGGCGAAGTTCCGAGCCGAAGCCGAAGCCGCCACCGGACCGCTGGCCGGCCTGACCGACCAGGAACGCACCCTGCTCGCGCTGCTCGGCGAGGGTCTCACCAACCGGCAGATCGCCGGACGGATGTTCCTGGCGGAGAAAACGGTGAAGAACTACGTATCACGATTGCTGACCAAACTCGGGGTCGAACGCCGGACCCAGGCCGCCGTGATCGCGTCGAAGATGACCCTGCCCGACAAAAAGGTGTAGCTCCGGTCACGCCTGCCGCCCAGTTGATGCTGCTCGCGCATTGGCCGGGGCCGGAGACGGTGGAAGAATGCAGTTCATGAAGCGGCGGGTTTCCCCGACCAGCGATCGGCCAGCGGTCACCGAACCGCTATCCAAGCTGCGCCTTCGTGAGCTACTCGACGAGGTGCAGGACCGAGTTGCCCAGATCGTCGATGTCCGCGACCGGATGGATCGCCTCATGGAAGCGATGCTGTCCATCACCGCGGGGCTCGATCTGGACGACACATTGCGATCCATCGTGCACACCGCCATCGAACTGGTGGACGCCGGGTACGGCGCACTCGGCGTATACGGAACCGACCGCGCGAAAGATCAGTTGGCCCAGTTCATCTACGAAGGCATCGACGATCACACCCGCGCTCTGATCGGCGACCTCCCCCGCGGGCACGGTGTGCTGGGACTGCTGATCCAGGACCCCAAGCCCATCCGCCTGCCCAATATTTCGGGCCACCCCGCTTCAGTCGGCTTCCCGGCGCACCATCCCCCCATGCACAGCTTCCTGGGGGTACCGGTGAAGGTCCG is a genomic window containing:
- a CDS encoding zinc-binding alcohol dehydrogenase family protein, yielding MRARRVGSAGSIDRSPLGACHVPVPEPGPGELLARVLACGVCRTDLHVVEGDLPVHRRHVVPGHEIVAEVVDTDHTDHTGFAVGDRIGIPWLRHTCGICEFCRRGAENLCPSSRYTGWDADGGYAEYATVPAEFALSLPTGYDDREVAPLLCAGIIGYRALGRAALPDGGVLGIYGFGGSAHLTAQVALARGARVHVMTRGAAARELASALGVASVQRAADPPPEQLDSAILFAPVGELVPPALEALGAGGTLALAGIHLTDIPPLDYQRHLFRERQLRSVTSNTRVDAREFMAFAQEHRLRVTTHPYSLDRADRALSDLSHGRFDGAAVLVP
- a CDS encoding response regulator transcription factor, with amino-acid sequence MIRVFLVDDHEIVRRGVADLIESEPDMEVIGEAANASQALARIPALRPDVAVLDVRLPDGNGIELCRELLSAGRGLRCLMLTSFTDEQAMLDAILAGASGYVVKDITSLDLTNAIRQVGAGKSLLDNRAAATLMAKFRAEAEAATGPLAGLTDQERTLLALLGEGLTNRQIAGRMFLAEKTVKNYVSRLLTKLGVERRTQAAVIASKMTLPDKKV
- a CDS encoding GyrI-like domain-containing protein encodes the protein MRYQVSVDESGPHTVLAIRRRVRTDRAGDDIGNGMAELYELARTLRLVPVGPPRTTYHGDFRRGGTTGVEFELPVTGPAGDSDLGFTIHRSEQQSFAHTCHHGDYAGIAAAYQAIDRWIQDSGRHATGPPTEIYHVAPDEIVAPAELLTEIRVPVTPVVLAVRVHGPFATIVDTTREILRYQGFEVIGELDVAKAMAGRSRNEFGSCSIIDAYHPGLALRMMEAVGAIAPLLPCSISLRADGALTVVETTDPDLLLKRGDLGALEPTGREMRQRLETLLRTLADKCAADDEVPGATARATTQAPGRAQVRGDR
- a CDS encoding pyridoxamine 5'-phosphate oxidase family protein, translating into MAAAQVRTSCTTEREYDPVLSHGSMVLSRYGPSEEAVTEVPGSERTPAHGAGTRLTVGIERAEALRLLAAAPFGRIVFTHDALPAVRPVNHLIGADGSIIFCTRLSAGLVPALGRSVIVAYQADDIDPVRRTGWSVLAIGPAHAIAAGDLAAEYARRLGTWDDPAGAVLGMEPTLVSGTRMIEEVAV
- a CDS encoding universal stress protein; the encoded protein is MSTHTEPAVVAGIDGSSVSLGALRWAARAAARYGAPLNLVYAVGAPIDFGPGLGVVAFDNQAMRADGEAVCAAGEKLAREITGEVEISTVVVDPAPAPTLIERSRDARMVVVGTHGYGALGRGLLGSVSTALARHAHCPVAVIPETYAEHEDERAGLPVVVGVDGSARGAEAVEIAFEEACRRGVALVAVTTWSEFFRYVSRSEMQEQARAVQAESLAGYGERYPDVPVTHVVAEERPARRLLREADGAQLVVVGSHGRGGFAGMTLGSTGQAVLHSVSVPLIIARQRI